GGAACGACGACGCCTACACCCCCGGCGGCGAGGGCGGCCGGCGGCCCGACCGCGCGGTGCTCGTCTACGCCCAGCGCTGCCGCGAGGCGTTCAAGGGCGTGCCGGTGGTGGTGGGCGGCATCGAGGCCAGCCTGCGCCGCATCGCGCAGTACGACTACTGGTCGGACAAGGTCAAGCGCAGCGTGCTGCCGGACAGCAAGGCCGACCTGCTGGTCTACGGCAACGCCGAGCGCCAGATCGTGGAGATCGCCCAGCGCCTGGGGGCGGGCGAGGACATCCGCGACCTGACCGACATCCGCGGCACCGCCTTCATGCGCAGCGAGGTGCCGGGCGGCTGGATCGAGATGGATTCGACCGAGGTCGACACGCCGGGCGCCCTGATCGCGCACCCGGATCCCTACGCCATGGAGGACGAGACCGCCTGCGCAGACGGAGCCGCCAACGCGGCGCCGCCCGCGGCGGGACCCGCTCCCCTGGCCGGCCTCGCGGACATGAAGGACCTGCGCCACCGCTGGAAGCACCGCGACCGCACGGTGATCCGGCTGCCGGCGTTCGAGCAGGTGGCGGACGACCCGATCCTCTACGCCCACGCCTCGCGCGTCATGCATGCCGAGACCAACCCGGGCAACGCGCGCGCCCTGGTGCAGCGCCACGGCGAGCGCGACGTGTGGCTCAACCCGCCGCCGATCCCGCTGACGACGCCGGAGATCGACGCGGTGTTCGACCTGCCCTACACGCGGCGGCCGCACACGTCCTACGGCGAGACGCCGATCCCGGCCTACGACATGATCAAGCACTCGGTGAACATCATGCGCGGCTGCTTCGGCGGCTGCACCTTCTGCTCGATCACCGAGCACGAGGGGCGCATCATCCAGAGCCGCAGCGAGGAATCCATCCTGCGGGAGATCGAGAACATCCGCGACAAGACGCCCGGCTTCACCGGCGTGATCAGCGACCTGGGCGGCCCCACGGCCAACATGTGGCGCATCGCCTGCAAATCGCGTGCGATCGAGGCGGCCTGCCGGCTGCCGTCGTGCGTGTACCCGGACATCTGCCCCAACCTGGACACCGACCACGCGCCGCTGATCCGGCTCTACCGCCGGGCGCGGGCCATCCCCGGCATCAAGAAGGTGCTGATCGCCTCGGGGCTGCGCTACGACCTGGCCGTCGAGTCGCCGGAGTACGTGAAGGAGCTGGTGACCCACCACGTGGGCGGCTACCTGAAGATCGCCCCGGAGCACACCGAGGACGGACCGCTGCGCCGGATGATGAAGCCGGGCGTGGGCAGCTACGAGAAGTTCCGCGCCCTGTTCGAGAAGTACAGCCGGCAGGCGGGCAAGAAGCAGTACCTGATCCCGTACTTCATCGCGGCCCACCCGGGCACCACCGACCGGGACATGCTGAACCTCGCCCTCTGGCTCAAGCGCAACCGCTTCAAGCCCGACCAGGTGCAGACCTTCCTGCCGACGCCCATGG
The sequence above is a segment of the bacterium genome. Coding sequences within it:
- a CDS encoding YgiQ family radical SAM protein; this encodes MSAPAPPTAPGLFSRPPYWAAGFGTAPELPMSRAEMDALGWEACDVILVTGDAYIDHPSFGMAVIGRVLERQGFRVGIISQPDWHSAEPFRALGRPTLFFGVTAGNMDSLVNHYTSNRKRRNDDAYTPGGEGGRRPDRAVLVYAQRCREAFKGVPVVVGGIEASLRRIAQYDYWSDKVKRSVLPDSKADLLVYGNAERQIVEIAQRLGAGEDIRDLTDIRGTAFMRSEVPGGWIEMDSTEVDTPGALIAHPDPYAMEDETACADGAANAAPPAAGPAPLAGLADMKDLRHRWKHRDRTVIRLPAFEQVADDPILYAHASRVMHAETNPGNARALVQRHGERDVWLNPPPIPLTTPEIDAVFDLPYTRRPHTSYGETPIPAYDMIKHSVNIMRGCFGGCTFCSITEHEGRIIQSRSEESILREIENIRDKTPGFTGVISDLGGPTANMWRIACKSRAIEAACRLPSCVYPDICPNLDTDHAPLIRLYRRARAIPGIKKVLIASGLRYDLAVESPEYVKELVTHHVGGYLKIAPEHTEDGPLRRMMKPGVGSYEKFRALFEKYSRQAGKKQYLIPYFIAAHPGTTDRDMLNLALWLKRNRFKPDQVQTFLPTPMAAATAMYHSGRDTLRKVVRHVRPADRVDTVRSPQQRELHKAFLRWHDQRNWPLLRQALHRLGRPDLIGYGDECLVPPGKGGEGAAPRTGAAAGAGRSGAPGGDRGG